In a single window of the Streptomyces sp. NBC_00353 genome:
- a CDS encoding ArsR/SmtB family transcription factor, whose product MDAVRAVAEPGRREILRLVWDSELSADEIAERFDVTFGAVSQHLKVLRESGLVTLRQDGRRRFYRADREAMGPLADFLQSMWATKLDTLAVLAEAAERSEKSEGIAQ is encoded by the coding sequence ATGGATGCGGTGAGGGCTGTCGCCGAGCCCGGGCGTCGCGAGATTCTGCGGCTGGTCTGGGACTCGGAGCTGTCGGCGGACGAAATCGCCGAGCGTTTCGACGTCACCTTCGGCGCGGTCTCGCAGCACCTCAAGGTGCTCAGGGAGTCCGGCCTGGTTACGCTGCGCCAGGACGGCAGGAGGCGGTTCTACCGGGCCGACCGCGAGGCCATGGGCCCGCTGGCCGACTTCCTGCAGTCCATGTGGGCCACCAAACTCGACACCCTCGCCGTCCTCGCGGAAGCGGCCGAGCGCAGCGAGAAGTCCGAAGGGATCGCACAGTGA
- a CDS encoding VOC family protein, translated as MGCEDAGMEQILSRQEASEAVHDYGWRFLLGTLRTAVPVGSLAQAIGLAADAIAVCGSNADRHLRVDARPQRVVLTLQSLDHAAVTTRDVELARRISAAVNETGLLMTEPEIGTGAPRSVQLLEIAIDALGIAEIRPFWKAVLGYADEAGAKGPEDPLVDPVGQGPAIWFQQMDRERPQRNRIHFDICVPHDEAPRRIEAALAAGGRLVSATRAPAFWVLADVEGNEACVTTWQGREG; from the coding sequence GTGGGCTGCGAGGATGCAGGCATGGAGCAAATATTGAGTCGGCAGGAAGCGTCGGAGGCTGTCCACGACTACGGCTGGCGCTTCTTGCTGGGCACTTTGCGAACGGCAGTCCCGGTCGGATCGTTGGCTCAGGCGATCGGCTTGGCGGCGGACGCCATCGCGGTGTGCGGCAGCAACGCCGATCGGCACCTTCGGGTCGATGCCCGCCCCCAGCGGGTCGTGCTCACTCTGCAGTCGCTGGACCATGCAGCGGTTACCACCCGGGACGTCGAACTCGCACGTCGGATCTCCGCCGCCGTCAACGAGACCGGGTTGCTGATGACGGAGCCCGAGATCGGAACGGGGGCACCGCGGTCAGTCCAACTCCTGGAGATCGCGATTGATGCGCTGGGCATCGCCGAGATTCGGCCGTTCTGGAAGGCAGTGCTGGGTTATGCCGACGAGGCGGGCGCCAAAGGACCGGAGGATCCGCTTGTCGACCCTGTTGGGCAGGGCCCGGCGATCTGGTTCCAGCAGATGGATCGGGAGCGCCCACAGCGCAATCGCATCCACTTCGACATCTGCGTTCCCCATGACGAGGCACCCCGGCGGATCGAGGCCGCGCTGGCGGCAGGGGGCCGACTCGTATCCGCGACCCGTGCCCCCGCATTCTGGGTGCTCGCCGACGTGGAGGGGAACGAGGCCTGCGTGACCACATGGCAGGGCCGAGAAGGCTGA
- a CDS encoding ABC transporter permease produces MSSLSLAVRDSNTMLRRNLLHAWRYPSGTLNLLLTPIMMLLLFVYIFGDVMSAGIGGGGAGRSDYIAYIVPGLLLMTVGSTVIGAAVSVSVDMTQGLTARFRTMAIYRGSLLVGHVVGGVLQCVMSVVLVGAVGVAMGFRSTDATALEWIAAFGLITLFALALTWIAVGVGAASPNPEAAGNMAMPLILLPLISSAFIPAATMPGWFQPIAEYQPFTPAIETLRGLLLGTEIGNNGWIAIAWCVGLIALGYRWSTAQFNRDPK; encoded by the coding sequence ATGAGCTCCCTCTCGCTCGCTGTACGCGACTCGAACACGATGCTGCGCCGCAACCTCCTGCACGCATGGCGCTACCCGTCAGGGACGTTGAACCTGCTGCTCACGCCGATCATGATGTTGCTGCTCTTCGTCTACATCTTTGGCGACGTGATGAGCGCCGGTATCGGTGGCGGCGGCGCGGGCCGCTCCGACTACATCGCCTATATCGTCCCCGGCCTGCTGCTGATGACCGTCGGCAGCACCGTGATCGGCGCCGCAGTGTCCGTCAGCGTGGACATGACCCAGGGCCTCACCGCCCGCTTCCGCACGATGGCGATCTACCGGGGCTCTCTGCTCGTCGGGCATGTCGTCGGCGGCGTGCTGCAGTGCGTGATGAGCGTGGTCCTCGTCGGCGCCGTCGGGGTGGCCATGGGCTTCCGGTCCACGGATGCCACGGCACTGGAGTGGATCGCGGCGTTCGGGCTGATCACGCTGTTCGCTCTGGCACTCACCTGGATCGCGGTCGGCGTGGGCGCGGCCAGTCCCAACCCCGAGGCGGCCGGCAATATGGCCATGCCGCTGATCCTCCTGCCGCTCATCTCCAGCGCATTCATCCCGGCCGCCACGATGCCGGGTTGGTTCCAGCCGATCGCCGAGTACCAGCCCTTCACTCCTGCCATCGAGACCCTCCGTGGCCTCCTCCTCGGCACCGAGATCGGTAACAATGGCTGGATCGCGATCGCCTGGTGCGTGGGCCTGATCGCGCTCGGCTACCGCTGGTCGACGGCGCAGTTCAACCGCGACCCGAAGTAG
- a CDS encoding ATP-binding cassette domain-containing protein — protein MPSSVMPTSRQGGGHPPPPAISVVGLRKSYGEKLVLDGIDLHIPAGSVFALLGPNGAGKTTAVKILSTLITADAGDLHVGGHNLGADPQAVRAAIGVTGQFSAVDGLITGEENMLLMADLHHLSKREGRRVAAELLERFDLVEAAKKPASTYSGGMKRRLDLAMTLVGSPRIIFLDEPTTGLDPRSRHNMWAIIRGLVSDGVTVFLTTQQLEEADELADRIAVLNDGKIVAEGTAEELKRLIPGGHVRLRFTDPVAYQSAADALREVTRDDEALSLTIPSDSSQRELRSILDWLDSAGIEADELTVHTPDLDDVFFALTGPGNVPNQPKETVR, from the coding sequence ATGCCTTCATCTGTCATGCCCACATCCAGGCAGGGTGGCGGTCATCCGCCGCCGCCCGCCATCTCCGTCGTCGGGCTACGCAAGTCATACGGCGAAAAACTCGTCCTCGACGGTATCGATCTGCACATCCCTGCAGGGTCTGTGTTCGCGCTGCTCGGACCGAACGGCGCCGGTAAGACCACCGCCGTCAAGATCCTGTCTACGCTCATCACCGCCGACGCCGGTGACCTGCACGTCGGCGGGCACAATCTAGGCGCCGACCCACAGGCGGTCCGTGCCGCGATCGGTGTCACCGGGCAGTTCTCCGCCGTCGACGGCCTGATCACGGGCGAGGAGAACATGCTCCTCATGGCGGACCTGCACCACCTGTCCAAGCGCGAGGGGCGACGGGTCGCCGCCGAACTCCTGGAGCGCTTCGACCTGGTGGAGGCGGCGAAGAAGCCCGCCTCGACCTACTCCGGCGGCATGAAGCGCCGCCTCGACCTCGCGATGACGCTGGTCGGCAGCCCGCGGATCATCTTCCTCGACGAGCCGACCACCGGTCTCGACCCGCGCTCCCGACACAACATGTGGGCCATCATCCGCGGCCTCGTCTCCGACGGCGTCACCGTCTTCCTCACCACGCAGCAGCTGGAGGAGGCCGACGAACTCGCTGACCGCATCGCTGTGTTGAACGACGGCAAGATCGTCGCCGAGGGTACCGCCGAGGAGCTCAAGCGGCTCATCCCGGGCGGGCACGTCCGGCTTCGCTTCACCGACCCGGTCGCCTACCAGTCCGCCGCTGACGCCCTGCGCGAGGTCACCCGGGACGACGAGGCGCTGTCGCTGACCATCCCCAGCGACAGCAGTCAGCGCGAACTGCGCTCCATTCTCGACTGGCTCGACTCCGCCGGCATCGAGGCGGACGAACTGACCGTCCATACCCCCGACCTCGACGACGTGTTCTTCGCCCTGACCGGTCCAGGCAACGTCCCCAACCAGCCCAAGGAGACCGTCCGATGA
- a CDS encoding IS701 family transposase — protein MGGDLTDARVWAGELSAVHERFVHRFARTEPRKSALAYMRGLIAPLERKNGWTLAEQAGHTGPDRIQRLLNRIDWDPDEVLDDVRDYVVEHLGDPEAVLIVDDTGFLKKGTRSAGVQRQYSGTAGRTENCQVGVFLAYAAERGRTLINRRLYLPTSWTDDRERCRPAGITDETAFATKVVMAKAMVRKAIADRIPFRWVTADAAYGFSKGWRHELEEADVFHVMATTRHDTVVTRWALDHPVHDLFPALPRQKWKRPSCGRGAHGPRVFDWTRVEVRPWHREDRRHWVIARRSVSRPDEISYYIAYCPADTTLDQLIHFAGSRWAVEECFQTAKQECGLDDYQVRRYPGWHRHITLAMAAHACLTVLRARALATDKAETDPPSSSTSASPKSDA, from the coding sequence ATGGGTGGGGACCTTACTGATGCGCGGGTGTGGGCGGGCGAACTAAGCGCGGTGCACGAGCGGTTCGTGCACCGGTTTGCCCGAACGGAGCCGCGGAAGTCGGCACTGGCCTATATGCGGGGACTGATCGCTCCGCTGGAGCGGAAGAACGGCTGGACACTGGCGGAACAGGCCGGTCATACCGGGCCGGACCGTATCCAACGGCTGTTGAACCGGATCGACTGGGATCCCGACGAGGTACTGGACGATGTGCGTGACTACGTCGTTGAGCACCTCGGAGACCCCGAGGCCGTGCTCATCGTGGATGACACGGGCTTCCTGAAGAAGGGAACCCGGTCGGCCGGTGTCCAGCGCCAGTACTCGGGCACCGCGGGCCGGACGGAGAACTGCCAGGTCGGTGTCTTTCTCGCCTACGCTGCCGAGCGGGGTCGGACGTTGATCAACCGCCGGCTGTATCTGCCCACGTCGTGGACGGACGACCGCGAGCGCTGCCGCCCGGCCGGCATCACCGATGAGACCGCCTTCGCGACCAAGGTGGTCATGGCCAAGGCGATGGTCCGCAAAGCGATCGCAGACCGGATCCCGTTCCGTTGGGTGACCGCGGACGCGGCCTATGGTTTCAGCAAGGGCTGGCGGCACGAGCTGGAGGAGGCGGATGTCTTCCACGTCATGGCCACCACCCGGCATGACACTGTGGTGACCCGCTGGGCCCTCGACCATCCCGTCCACGACCTCTTTCCCGCTCTGCCACGGCAGAAATGGAAACGACCCTCCTGTGGGAGGGGTGCCCATGGGCCGCGGGTTTTTGACTGGACACGAGTCGAGGTGAGGCCCTGGCACCGAGAGGACCGCCGTCACTGGGTGATCGCTCGCCGCAGCGTCAGCCGTCCCGACGAGATCTCCTACTACATCGCCTACTGCCCCGCGGACACCACGCTCGATCAGCTGATCCACTTCGCTGGCAGCCGCTGGGCTGTCGAGGAATGTTTCCAGACAGCGAAACAGGAGTGCGGCCTGGACGACTACCAAGTCCGCCGCTACCCCGGCTGGCACCGCCACATCACTCTGGCCATGGCCGCCCACGCCTGTCTGACCGTCCTGCGAGCCCGCGCACTCGCCACAGACAAAGCAGAAACGGATCCTCCCAGCTCATCCACCTCAGCCTCGCCGAAATCAGACGCCTGA
- a CDS encoding IS110 family transposase, whose product MPQPTLTAQRVPGPVEEVILGVDTHKDIHVAAVITILGASLAHQEFPATAVGYGQLLCWGRSFGVLRRAGVECTGSFGTALTRVLREAGIDVVEINQPDRATRRKRGKTDSIDADAAARSVLSGRATTVPKSADGPVEDMRVLRLAKESAVKARTQALNQLKAVLMSIDPDLRELLTGLTNPALVATCAALDVDERGEAVFTMRLLARRVQHLSDEVKELTRRTTRAVRTCRPRMLDLVGVGPDSAAVLLIAAGDNPDRITDEASFAALCGVSPVEQSSGKTQRRRLNRGGNRQANAALYRVVMTRIRWDERTQKYLERRTAEGMSKREIIRCLKRYVARELYRHIQPLAARQLPSAA is encoded by the coding sequence ATGCCCCAGCCGACACTGACCGCGCAGCGGGTCCCTGGACCGGTGGAGGAGGTGATCCTCGGGGTGGACACCCACAAGGACATCCACGTCGCCGCCGTCATCACCATCCTGGGCGCCTCGCTCGCCCACCAGGAGTTCCCGGCCACCGCCGTCGGCTACGGTCAACTACTTTGCTGGGGGCGGTCGTTCGGTGTTCTGCGTCGGGCAGGTGTCGAGTGCACCGGATCCTTCGGGACCGCGCTGACCCGGGTCCTGCGCGAGGCGGGTATCGACGTCGTCGAGATCAACCAGCCCGACCGTGCCACCCGGCGCAAGCGCGGCAAGACCGATTCCATCGATGCGGACGCGGCTGCCCGGTCGGTACTGTCCGGACGGGCTACCACCGTGCCGAAGAGTGCGGACGGGCCCGTGGAGGACATGCGGGTCCTGCGACTGGCCAAGGAATCGGCCGTCAAGGCCCGCACTCAGGCACTGAACCAGCTCAAGGCCGTTCTCATGTCCATCGACCCGGATCTGCGAGAACTGCTCACAGGGCTGACCAATCCTGCCCTGGTCGCCACCTGCGCGGCCCTCGACGTCGACGAACGGGGTGAGGCCGTCTTCACGATGCGCCTGCTCGCCCGCCGCGTCCAGCATCTGTCCGACGAGGTCAAAGAGCTCACCCGTCGCACCACCCGGGCCGTTCGCACGTGTCGGCCCCGGATGCTGGACCTGGTCGGCGTCGGCCCCGACAGCGCCGCGGTCCTCCTCATCGCCGCAGGTGACAACCCGGATCGCATTACTGACGAGGCGTCCTTCGCCGCGCTGTGCGGTGTCAGCCCGGTCGAGCAGTCCTCCGGCAAGACGCAACGCCGGCGCTTGAACCGCGGCGGCAACCGCCAGGCGAATGCCGCCCTCTACCGCGTCGTAATGACCCGCATACGCTGGGACGAACGCACCCAGAAGTATCTGGAGCGACGCACCGCCGAGGGCATGTCCAAGCGCGAAATCATCCGATGCCTCAAGCGGTACGTTGCCCGCGAGCTCTACCGGCACATCCAGCCTCTGGCCGCGAGGCAACTCCCCTCTGCGGCTTGA
- a CDS encoding SRPBCC family protein: MSTEVVTLERHIAARPETVFSFFTERDKWLAWMGKDGEFTFEPGGAYRTNVTGDNIAQGQFVEIDPPKRIVFTWGWAEGDMPVPPGSSTVEITLEPVDEGTLLRLAHHGLPSPEACAAHAEGWTHYIRRLVIWAEGGDPGPDDWM, translated from the coding sequence GTGAGTACAGAAGTAGTGACACTGGAGCGGCACATCGCCGCCCGCCCCGAGACGGTGTTCTCCTTCTTCACCGAACGCGACAAGTGGCTCGCATGGATGGGCAAGGACGGCGAGTTCACTTTCGAGCCCGGCGGCGCCTACCGGACCAACGTCACCGGCGACAACATCGCCCAGGGCCAGTTCGTTGAGATCGACCCACCCAAACGGATCGTCTTCACATGGGGCTGGGCCGAGGGCGACATGCCTGTACCTCCCGGCTCCAGCACTGTGGAGATCACCCTCGAACCGGTCGACGAGGGCACCCTGCTGCGCCTCGCGCACCACGGCCTCCCCTCCCCCGAGGCATGCGCCGCCCACGCGGAGGGCTGGACCCACTACATCCGCCGCCTGGTGATCTGGGCAGAGGGCGGCGATCCCGGCCCCGACGACTGGATGTGA
- a CDS encoding SRPBCC family protein, with amino-acid sequence MSEITFRTEIDADRTKVYEALNTHDGLTGWWTTGVDRDGEILLFDFPQIPEPFRLRRDRADKEEILWTSIGAFPPHWSGTVITWQLTDAPDGTGTRVDLRHAGFAVDDSDFPSTAETWGQLMYRLKQYAETGTHQPFFTL; translated from the coding sequence ATGTCCGAGATCACCTTCCGGACCGAAATCGACGCCGACCGCACCAAGGTCTACGAGGCGCTGAACACCCACGACGGCCTCACCGGCTGGTGGACCACCGGAGTCGACCGCGACGGCGAGATTCTCCTGTTCGACTTCCCGCAGATTCCCGAGCCCTTCCGGCTCCGACGGGACCGAGCGGACAAGGAAGAGATCTTGTGGACGTCGATCGGCGCCTTCCCTCCGCACTGGTCCGGGACCGTCATCACCTGGCAGCTGACCGACGCCCCCGACGGGACCGGCACGCGGGTGGACTTGCGGCACGCTGGTTTCGCCGTCGACGACTCCGACTTTCCGTCCACGGCCGAAACCTGGGGCCAGCTGATGTACCGGCTCAAGCAGTACGCCGAGACGGGCACACACCAGCCCTTCTTCACCCTCTGA
- a CDS encoding transposase, whose protein sequence is MVVPVCDPGPDVACECLDGTVDVALSSGSRQYRRLNRAGDRQANAVLHRIVQTRLRCDPRTQEYCKGRLKQGKTRREIVRFLKTLRRPRGVSPGHNHAVMPPVIGAVTPRERWPVRRTGLG, encoded by the coding sequence GTGGTCGTTCCAGTCTGCGACCCAGGCCCGGATGTCGCGTGCGAGTGCTTGGACGGAACGGTGGATGTCGCGCTTTCCTCGGGAAGTCGGCAGTACCGTCGCCTCAACCGTGCTGGTGACCGGCAGGCAAACGCCGTCCTGCACCGGATCGTGCAGACCCGCCTGCGCTGCGATCCACGCACCCAGGAGTACTGCAAAGGCCGACTCAAGCAGGGCAAGACCCGACGCGAAATCGTCCGCTTCCTCAAAACGCTACGCCGCCCGCGAGGTGTTTCACCTGGTCATAACCATGCAGTCATGCCCCCCGTCATAGGGGCTGTGACACCGCGCGAGAGGTGGCCAGTTCGTCGGACTGGTCTGGGCTGA
- a CDS encoding ATP-binding SpoIIE family protein phosphatase has protein sequence MISPKPGGWPYAFDALATAVLDSRGTVLAWTETAADLTGLTAEDVCGRPVQELLADLPGDADAATAIPALGQVRLRRRSGEIIPVTFRATRVTGSSDLLVVAAPTQNVSDQQQGAELLRAFCSQDRIAIALHDRDLVIVHSNNVSGVFGCPSVPPRGRLRDVLMDGDAEETEALLRQVLDTGAPLVRRDQPVRWQHDPARQRAMSLSAFRLEDELGRPTGVVALYIDTTDQWRARRDLDLARKTAERVGGSLDVVRTAQDLADVMAPAFGDFAAVDLAEAVFDGDEPAKRLGGGDLCLRNAAMAPAAEGWPAGIERGDPVPPFLDHPVLRSFQHGEAVILSRDEYISVIGDPQLVEFLLPKGCHSVMVAPLHARGLTLGDVSVWRVGSSVPFTEDEADLMAQIASRGALAIDNARRYTREHRAAVALQRRLLPPATTDAPAGETAGVYLPAGGGAEIGGDWFDAIALPSLRLALVAGDVVGHGMPASATMGRLRAAIQTLADLELEPDELLTRIADLVQRLATEAPPADQDTVGATCLYAVYDPVTQCCTLASAGHPPPVLVRPDGTVEVVEVSPGPPLAIGGMPYETTTIGLEPGSVLALYTDGLIAREGDDIGQGLRHLMDTLAATCRPERPLDEIGAALLANLADQAPRDDAALLLARTRAVPTKDTAQWQIPVDPAAVSEARAWTTRQLTRWGLDDLLFTTELIVSELVTNTIRYGRPPAELRLIRHDVLVCEVTDSSPTQPRLRRAATTDEGGRGLFLVAQLAMRWGCRYSPGGKTIWAEQLSEYPH, from the coding sequence ATGATCAGTCCGAAACCTGGCGGTTGGCCGTATGCCTTCGACGCCCTGGCCACCGCCGTACTCGACAGCCGGGGGACGGTGCTGGCGTGGACCGAGACGGCGGCGGACCTGACTGGGCTGACGGCCGAGGACGTCTGCGGCCGCCCTGTGCAGGAACTGCTGGCCGACCTCCCGGGCGACGCGGATGCGGCCACGGCGATACCTGCACTCGGCCAGGTACGGCTGCGCCGCCGTTCTGGAGAGATCATCCCCGTCACATTCCGGGCGACGCGGGTTACAGGGTCTTCCGATCTCCTCGTCGTGGCAGCTCCTACACAGAACGTGTCCGATCAACAGCAGGGCGCAGAACTCCTGCGCGCGTTTTGCTCCCAGGACCGGATCGCAATCGCCCTGCATGATCGGGACCTGGTCATCGTGCACAGCAACAACGTGTCGGGCGTCTTTGGCTGTCCCTCCGTGCCGCCCAGGGGCCGGCTGCGCGACGTGCTGATGGACGGGGACGCTGAGGAAACCGAGGCGCTCCTGCGTCAGGTCCTCGACACAGGCGCACCGTTGGTCCGCAGGGACCAGCCAGTGAGGTGGCAGCACGACCCGGCACGGCAGCGGGCCATGTCACTGTCCGCCTTCCGCCTCGAGGACGAGCTGGGGCGACCGACCGGAGTGGTAGCGCTGTACATCGATACCACTGATCAATGGCGGGCTCGTCGGGACCTGGACCTCGCTCGTAAGACGGCCGAGCGCGTCGGGGGGTCCCTCGATGTCGTGCGCACGGCGCAGGACCTGGCGGATGTAATGGCGCCGGCCTTCGGAGACTTCGCGGCGGTCGATCTCGCGGAGGCCGTATTCGACGGTGACGAACCCGCGAAGCGGCTGGGCGGTGGAGATCTTTGTCTACGCAACGCTGCGATGGCACCGGCCGCCGAGGGGTGGCCGGCTGGCATCGAGCGCGGCGACCCTGTTCCACCGTTCCTCGATCACCCCGTCCTGCGCAGTTTTCAACACGGTGAGGCGGTCATCCTCAGCCGCGACGAGTACATCTCCGTGATCGGCGATCCGCAGCTGGTCGAGTTCCTTCTGCCGAAGGGCTGTCATTCGGTGATGGTGGCGCCGTTGCACGCTCGCGGCCTCACGCTCGGAGATGTGTCCGTCTGGCGCGTCGGCTCATCCGTTCCGTTCACTGAGGACGAGGCGGATCTCATGGCTCAGATCGCATCGAGGGGCGCACTCGCCATCGACAATGCCCGCCGTTACACGCGAGAGCACCGGGCGGCTGTTGCATTGCAGCGACGTCTTCTTCCGCCGGCCACCACCGACGCTCCGGCAGGCGAGACTGCAGGTGTCTACCTGCCCGCGGGCGGCGGAGCGGAGATCGGCGGCGACTGGTTCGATGCCATTGCTTTGCCTTCCCTCCGGCTGGCCCTTGTCGCCGGGGATGTCGTCGGCCACGGCATGCCCGCGAGCGCCACCATGGGACGCCTGCGCGCCGCCATCCAGACGCTCGCGGACCTCGAACTCGAGCCCGACGAGCTGCTCACCCGGATCGCGGACTTGGTCCAGCGCCTTGCGACCGAAGCCCCACCGGCAGACCAGGACACCGTCGGCGCCACGTGCCTGTACGCGGTCTACGACCCAGTCACTCAATGCTGCACCCTGGCCAGTGCCGGGCATCCGCCGCCCGTCCTGGTCCGGCCCGACGGGACCGTCGAGGTGGTCGAGGTCTCCCCGGGACCGCCACTCGCCATCGGCGGCATGCCGTATGAGACCACCACGATCGGCCTCGAGCCGGGTAGCGTCCTCGCCCTCTATACCGACGGGCTGATCGCACGGGAGGGCGACGACATCGGCCAAGGGCTGCGGCACCTGATGGACACTCTCGCCGCGACCTGCCGGCCGGAGCGCCCTCTGGACGAAATCGGCGCGGCTCTCCTCGCCAACCTGGCTGACCAAGCGCCGCGCGACGACGCGGCCCTGCTGCTGGCCCGCACCCGCGCCGTCCCGACGAAGGACACCGCTCAGTGGCAGATCCCGGTCGATCCTGCCGCCGTCTCCGAGGCCCGAGCATGGACAACCCGCCAACTCACCAGGTGGGGGCTGGACGACCTCCTGTTCACCACCGAACTCATCGTCAGCGAACTGGTGACCAACACCATCCGCTATGGTCGTCCGCCTGCGGAACTGCGTCTGATTCGCCACGACGTTCTAGTCTGCGAGGTCACCGACTCCAGCCCCACCCAGCCTCGCCTGCGGCGTGCCGCAACCACCGACGAGGGAGGACGCGGCCTGTTCCTCGTCGCCCAGCTCGCCATGCGCTGGGGCTGCCGCTACAGCCCAGGCGGCAAGACGATCTGGGCCGAGCAGCTCAGCGAGTATCCACACTGA
- a CDS encoding TetR/AcrR family transcriptional regulator, which yields MPLTEAGIYAAALRLIDADGVEALTMRKLATALDVNPMSPYHHVPNKDALLRGVAKMVGAQFRTVKLEDAPWQERIRLLATDFRTLAYRHPNLMAYSFSHPDFIQPDDPFWAALIATLNALGVPPSEIQQIAALMCAVVIGVLIAELNGALHQWSNLKPTAPASGEGSEDEPPGGAPDDDRMFRLVLDTIITGLESRLAANRDARVPAIES from the coding sequence GTGCCTCTGACCGAGGCCGGGATCTATGCAGCCGCCCTGCGGCTCATCGACGCGGACGGGGTCGAGGCGCTCACCATGCGCAAACTCGCGACCGCGCTGGATGTGAACCCGATGTCGCCGTACCACCACGTGCCGAACAAGGACGCCCTGCTGCGCGGAGTGGCGAAGATGGTCGGCGCCCAGTTCCGCACCGTGAAGCTGGAGGACGCTCCCTGGCAGGAGCGCATCCGCCTGCTCGCTACAGATTTCCGGACGCTGGCGTACCGCCACCCCAACCTCATGGCCTACTCATTCAGCCACCCGGACTTCATCCAGCCCGACGACCCGTTCTGGGCCGCGCTCATCGCGACACTGAATGCCCTAGGGGTACCGCCCTCAGAGATCCAGCAGATCGCCGCTCTCATGTGCGCCGTCGTCATCGGTGTCCTCATCGCCGAACTCAACGGTGCGCTTCACCAGTGGTCGAACCTCAAGCCCACCGCCCCCGCTTCCGGCGAAGGCAGCGAAGACGAGCCCCCGGGCGGAGCCCCTGACGACGACCGCATGTTCCGCCTAGTGCTGGACACGATCATCACGGGCCTGGAAAGCCGACTCGCCGCCAATCGTGACGCCAGGGTGCCAGCCATTGAGTCCTGA
- a CDS encoding metallophosphoesterase, protein MTDTSEARSADDAAHASQQSRLRRLMRYIPMIAPVLLWTVPCWVLLHAGQHWPLPVSLGGTALFVLGLVAMPLAMVRGHGRRQQDWAAIVGDTLLGASWVLFTWSVLLGVLLRLALTVVGVGNGQNRARIVSWVVLGVAAGLLAWGYAEARRVPRVRQLDVQIPRLGAGLDGTRVVLITDTHYGPLDRARWSARVCAKVNTLEADLVCHTGDIADGTAQRRRAQAAPLGTVRATRARVYVTGNHEYYSEAQGWVDLMDELGWEPLRNRHLLLERGGDTLVVAGVDDVTAESSGLAGHRAHLAGALNGADPDLPVLLLAHQPKFIDRAAAGGIDLQLSGHTHGGQIWPFHHLVRIDQPALAGLSRHGTRTLLYTSRGTGFWGPPFRVFAPSEITLLVLRSPHLPTSP, encoded by the coding sequence GTGACCGACACCAGCGAAGCCCGATCCGCGGACGATGCAGCTCATGCGAGCCAGCAGAGTCGACTGCGCCGCCTGATGCGCTACATCCCTATGATCGCCCCCGTCCTGCTGTGGACTGTGCCCTGCTGGGTGCTGCTGCACGCCGGCCAGCACTGGCCGCTCCCCGTGTCGTTGGGCGGCACCGCCCTGTTCGTCCTCGGTCTGGTCGCTATGCCGCTCGCGATGGTGCGCGGCCACGGCCGGCGGCAGCAGGACTGGGCGGCGATCGTCGGAGACACCCTCCTTGGGGCCAGCTGGGTACTGTTCACCTGGTCCGTCCTGCTCGGCGTCCTGCTGCGCCTCGCCCTGACCGTGGTCGGCGTAGGCAACGGGCAGAACCGGGCCCGGATCGTCAGTTGGGTGGTCCTCGGCGTAGCCGCCGGGCTGCTCGCCTGGGGGTACGCCGAGGCCCGCCGGGTGCCACGGGTGCGCCAGCTCGACGTACAAATCCCGCGGCTGGGAGCCGGATTGGACGGCACCCGCGTCGTCCTCATCACTGACACCCACTACGGCCCGCTCGACCGCGCCCGCTGGTCGGCGCGGGTCTGCGCGAAGGTCAACACCCTGGAGGCCGACCTGGTCTGCCACACCGGAGACATCGCGGACGGCACGGCCCAACGCCGCCGCGCCCAGGCCGCTCCGCTCGGCACCGTGCGAGCCACCCGGGCCCGGGTCTACGTCACCGGAAACCACGAGTACTACAGCGAGGCCCAGGGCTGGGTCGATCTGATGGACGAGCTGGGTTGGGAGCCGCTGCGCAACCGTCATTTGCTGCTCGAACGCGGCGGCGACACCCTCGTGGTCGCCGGCGTGGATGACGTCACCGCCGAGTCCTCCGGCCTGGCCGGCCACCGCGCCCACCTCGCCGGCGCCCTGAACGGCGCCGACCCCGACCTGCCCGTCCTGCTCTTGGCCCACCAGCCCAAGTTCATCGACCGGGCCGCAGCAGGCGGCATCGACCTCCAACTCTCGGGCCACACCCACGGCGGCCAGATCTGGCCCTTCCACCACCTCGTCCGCATCGACCAGCCCGCCCTCGCCGGCCTCAGCCGCCACGGCACCCGCACCCTCCTCTACACCAGCCGCGGCACCGGTTTCTGGGGCCCGCCGTTCCGCGTCTTCGCCCCCAGCGAGATCACCCTGCTCGTACTCCGCTCCCCGCACCTGCCCACCTCGCCGTAG